The proteins below are encoded in one region of Paralysiella testudinis:
- the rpmH gene encoding 50S ribosomal protein L34 translates to MKRTYQPSVTRRKRTHGFLVRSKTRGGRAVLAARRAKGRKRLAV, encoded by the coding sequence AACCGTCTGTTACCCGCCGCAAACGCACCCATGGCTTTTTGGTGCGCAGCAAAACCCGTGGCGGCCGCGCTGTTTTGGCTGCACGCCGTGCCAAAGGCCGTAAACGTTTGGCTGTATAA